atttatttgaacaaaAGAGCTCTTCACTGCCCTGCTCAGTGCTTGGTAACATCACTGCAGTTAATCTCAACCACTGTGACCAAGCTTCATATTTTGGCTTCAGAGGGAAGTCAGTAAATTGGTCTGTGCTTACTTACACAACATGTTCTTGTTTACTCACTCACATACATGTGAATGATGAAGTTAACACaatgctttttgttgttttgacgtTTCTCTTCGGCAGTCGCCCCTCAAGATAACGGCCCACAGCTCCCCCTGGATGGTCTCCAGCACCAGAGCACCTTGGCCTTGCAAAGAACAGGTGTGCACACATCTTCCCTTCACTATAAATGATTATatgattatttatttcagaTGTGATGTCACTAATTCACTGATTCCTTCactcattttattcattcattcattcatttaatcatttttagcCCTCTAGTGGCTGTTTGGAGGTATGGCAACATCCTCTGCACACACCTGCCCATGGGTTCACTTGTTAGGGCTTGTCTgtgtttccgtgtgtgtgtgtgtgtgtgtgtgtgtgtgtgtgtgtgtgtgtgtgtgtgtgtgtatccatctGTAGAGGACACCTGCATAGAGCTGACCCGAGCCATAGAAGCAGGTGACATGCAGTCGGCTTCTGTCTTCGCTGCCACCCTCGCTCGACAACATGCGGCGCTCAAGATTCAGCCCTCTGCCAAAGAATATGAAGACACTGAAATCAAGTACGAGCTTTGTCATTATCAATtatcagggttcccacagtcatggaatacctggaaaagttatgaactcttttccaggcctggaattgGTTAGAAATCAAAAGACTTTAGATCTGTAAAAGTTTTGAATACACACTGTTTtggccattttttaaaatgtgttgataATAATCCCAAACCATGTCTCTTgtttcacaaaatatgtttcttttattacttatttataaTCTAGTGCTGCGTTGTGTGACCAATAAAACGTCACTAGTATGATGTGATACACAGACCAGACCGGCATTGCATCATCGCCAAGGCTGCATGCCTCTTTTTGGGGGAAagaaacatgatgtcacatAAAGAGAGAAATGGGAAAATGTGGAAACACTTTCACACTGAGATTTGAGACACTTACGAAACTGAATATTCACTGTTAGTGTGGTTAATTGTTAAATCATGCTGGTGACAGATGGACAGCTGCTTGAGTGGAAGGCTGCTGCAGTACAGCCATACAATATAGCACACTGATACTCAACTTGTGGcctgtgggccaaatctggTCCTCGATAGGGTGCTAGGTAGCCCTCcgaccattttctaatttacaaaaaattcaaatgaattcacactgggatttatttttattcatttatttgtacttTGTATGTAATTAAAGTGCCAGGGTGCATAAAAAGACACTCGAATAGAGCTTAATTACCCACAAAAAACTGACAGAGGAGGATTCctaattaattatttatgtattaattatttatgtttgtttatttactggcccctggcctcctggcAATTTGCAAAAGTGGCCTACAGACAAAGAAAGGTTGATATACCTGGTAAAGCAGCATCAGACTGTCGTCTCCAACTAAATCTCATTCTAGATCAAATAGTTGGCTATTAACAGGTTATTTACAAGCAGCACTTAGCTAAACAATCCCTGGTGATTAAATCAAGAAGACATATCTGATTGAATCACCAGGTCAAATTCCATTGCCATCTACAGGATCTTTGGTTTTTCTATACCCCTATAAGGACATGGCGGTGTGAGTGTCTAATGAGTGGGTAAAGTTATCAAACACAAGCAGTTTGCTTCTCTGCAAATGCCTGGAAAGTGCTTGTTTGATAATGTACGGCTGTATCGCTGTGTAGGCCTGTCTATTTTAAACTACTTGGATAAAATCATGGGTAAAATGTTTCAGAAAAGCTTTGAAAATTCATCTGTAAAAATGAGTGGGAACCCTGAATTATGATTTCACTAACAAGATTGGTGGTCAGTAAGtgttaaattatatattttacaggtgaagtgtgtaagatttagggggatttggtggcatctagtggtaaaTTACAGATTGCTGTCAGCTAGAACTTCTTCCAGCgtgaattccttcagtgtttacgttcagggttttttttttaccatgagctgaattatccgcagaggtctcttcttctctgaaacaaacggaccaggtaattaaaaccattaaaaacactaaataaagcagtttcacgctACAAGTCAGTGTCTCTCTGACGCTGTTTGGCATCTCGGAGACGGGTGGCTCACCCATTACGTTATTATGTgctccctcttcttctctgataacttaatgtgtgctcacctttttttaatccagacggtcaggaagtttttactgtgagctgtattattcgcagaggtctcttcctctccaaaacaaacagaattggTGATTTAAAGCggtaaaaacaccaaagtagATATGaacggctcattttaaggtaacgaaaacacaacaatttttttttcaggtgattatacactaaataaaATGTACCTATTACATTACATTCCATTTATGACAATGTgttccccttaaatcctacacactggacctttaagatgtGATATAAAGTAGATTACTGCACAGTTTATACAGACGGTGGGGCTAACAGCTTGTCTTTCATTTTATCTAACAGCTTGACTGTTGCAGTTGAGGATTCTTCTTCATCCTGTTGTGTCACTGTGAAAGTTCTCCCTCATATGACAACCGCAGCGCTGAAACAGCAGGTTAGTCTGGAGACTGCATCTTTCCTTCTTCATTTGTGTCCTGAAAGAATCATGtcatgtcagttttatttatgtagcccAAAATCCCAAGTCACATTTGCCTTACAgaactgtctttgtctttcttctgGTTTTCTACCATCTCAGATGTTTCTTGAGTATGGCTTCCACCCTCGGGTGCAGCGCTGGGTGATTGGCCAGTGTCTCTGCACCGACCAGCGCTCTCTGGCCTCGTATGGGGTTCGTCAGGACGGCGACACAGCCTTCTTGTACCTCCTGTCTGCCCGTCACGCTCGTTTGACTCGCCAAGTTTTCCATCAGGACCAAGAGAGTGCCCTCCTCCTCAgttctccatctctgtctctcaccaCCTCTCCCCTCCCTGCTACCTCTGCAAATGGCCCCTCGTCTCTGGAGCGGAGGCCTTACACCACCCTGCCTCCCAGACTGCACACCAGCGGCAAAACTGGTGAGTGAGGGCgttagcaaaaatgcaaaaagtagaaatgtaaatgtaacaaTCTAATGTTGTTAAACATGATGTATTACATCTGAAAGtgaagtgttttttcttttagacCAATTTCTAATGAATTAAAAATAGACAAAGAATGTTAGTGGAACAGACAGTGGGAACCTCTGACAGAAATTGTTATATTGTAGAAAGATATGCACTTACATACACTACAAATAAATTTGCCGatttttcaaccagctctgtatcatgccactgtgggtagtatgtgtaaattaaCTGTGGTAACCTTCCCTCCATCCTGTCGGCACCCAGATCCCCCTACTCATTTCGCTGGCTCAAGGCCTGTTGCTCAATCTAAAGATAGCAGTTCCCTTATTTTTGTCTGCCCACTGCCACGTACACAAAGAAGTTGTAAAgctaggcagtgctgattaaaTATAAACCACAATTCCGTTGCTGTGTTGccgtttttttgttgttgttgttgtttttagcttaCTGGTAATCTGTAATATGAGATCATTTGTTACATGCCAGCTGCCATATTTTTTCCTGATGGGCAACTTGCATGATTTCATCTACCAGCGGGAGCTTTTACCGGTCAGGAGTGGTGCATGTTTTCTGCTTCTTTAGCAAAAGggaatgccacagcccttttctggtcatatagcaccaattgcaaaagtatttgcatcttgtTCCATCTGTTTGTCTATCTGTCCATTCATCCCATCcctgtgaacatgatatctaaAGAACCCGTCAAGAATCtcgtcaaatttggcacaaatgtccacttggacttgaaTGAACTGACTAGATTAGGTGGTCATAGTTTAAAGGTCAAGTCTActtgacctcatctgtctcattcttgtaaacatgacatctcaagaacaccttgagggagtttctgcaaatttggcacaaacgtccacttgataATGAACTGcttagaatttagtggtcaaaggtcagtgtcatTGTGACCTTTCTGTCTCATTCGCATGAacaagatatctcaagaacatctaagggaatttcttcaaatttgacacaaacgtccacctggactgaagaataaactgattagaattttgcgttcaaaggtcaaggttggtGTGACCTCATGGAATATGTTTTTGGTTACAATTCAAGAATACAAtagctaattatgacaaaatttcatacaaatgtctcataggataaaataatgaagtggtgatattttatatctgaaaggtcaaaggtcaagtttaCTGTGATAAcacaatgttctgcaaaaacacttttctggccattattcaatgtcatatctcaggaacagaggggatACTTAATTGATGACActtatcttgggtgtccaccttgaaactgtgcttgTATAGATGTTATGTGCTGTAAGTGTTCCTGTTTTTGCAGACATGGATGTCAGCTTCAAGAGAAACGTGACTGGTGCGcagaggcggtaattctaggtTTTCTTCATAAATGTTTCAGGTGGGTCAGAGAGAGGAAACATCGTTGAGATCAGAGATCTCATCAACCTAGAGATGCCACAACTCAATGAAGCGCTGAGCCCCAGCACAGTCTCCACCCAGGTAATAGGCAGCAGTTTAATCAGAGGAAAGTTTTTTTATTCACACAATGTTCAAAACTTGTTAATGTTTCAATAAGATATGTCATAAGAAAAGAGCCATTTGATCAAGTTAAATCTACTCTTTACCACACTTCTCTGTGCCTCAGGGTTGGTCTTGCCCTTCTTGCACTTACATTAACAAGCCAACGCGGCCGGGCTGTGAAATCTGCAGTACAAACCGCCCCGAGAGCTATGTCATCCCGGGGGGGTACCGACCTGATGCACTGGAACTCAGACGGATCCAGCAGGAGAAGGAGGCGATGAGACAATACCAGCAGGTATGAGAAACTAACTGTACCATCAAACTTACCGTGCACCTACAGTCTTAGATATACAGTCATACACCCATATATACTTAGAGTAAAACCGTATTTTGGCGTACTATTTGGTGACAGTTACATAGGTTCAACAACAAGCGTGGGTCAAAtaatattttgtcaaaataaaaaagctgcAAGGCAACACTGGGCCCCAAATTGGACAAAATACTAAGGAGGGCGACGTAAGACATTGATTCAAAGTTGACATTTGAATTCAAATTCTCAGGCTCTCTCAGGTTGActctcttctcttctgtctctgtttttttgaAGGAGAAAGGGAGAAGAGAGGTGCTGAGGAGTGCTGGGGCTCAAAACAACTCACTCCTGTATAACCTGGACCAGGactactgaacacacacagacacaggcgtACATTACGCaccatgtttatttatgtttcagTCACAGACTGTTTGAACTTGTATCACCGTTTCCTTTGCACTCTTCAGACACTCACTTTTATATCACATAGGAAGTTATCATGCACAAGTCTATGTCTGTACGTCTTTATGCTTCAACTGAAAGCATATGGTTCTGTTATTTCAATCCTGAAGTTGAATGTAGGTTAAAGAGCTCATTTGAGATGCACTGATATGACCAAAGcctatttaaagggacagttcgccCAAAAATCAAATATTATTGCTTttgcctgtagtgctgtttatagCTTCTACTTAAAACTGCtcataacaaggtctgtgggttaACTTGTGTAACTGGGTAATGATTTCAGTCAAGAGACTTTGCTGTTTCGTTTTGCAGGGGGGGTTTTTTGGTAGCTTTGAAAACCGCAAGTcgaatgccatctagttccattacattccagagaaggcagacatctctacaagCAATATCTCCCaaactcagcaactcacaccaaaaccatatagattgataaatagcactacaggtaagaggtaaaatatgtatttttgattttggggctaactgtccctttaaggcttATAGCAGCCTAATCAGGTGGTGACACAGGTGCATCCCTGGCCTCTGGTTTTTCATGTTTGTTAGACCTTACAGTAGAGTATGAAAACAGCTGATGACACATTTTAGGAAAATGTGCAAACTGTGCTGGTGAAAAGTAGAATCTAACCGATACTGGATGTTAGAGGCCAATATTGACTTTTGGAAAAGATTGATTTTCTTTgtcaaataaacacactgatgcTTTTTGGCCCTGGGGCTTGTATTACAAAGCAAGTTCAACTTACTCTGGCTCTTGTGGAGTTACCTGGCTTCACTACTCGTAAACTTTGTCCCTGTCAGGATCCTGTAGGAATGAGGACTCTGTTTCGCTGGTGAGCTGATTGGctaacctgctccggagcagcCGTGCAGTGTAGGTTACCATGCTCATCCACCACAGTTAAAAATGAGCCAGCTTTGCCCAAGATATCTCACTAAGCAACTAATCTTACTTCGTGGTACAAGCCCCTGGCAATTTGGATTGGTCAAACTGTAGTGAAAGGTCATTGAAGACTTTTTCCTATATTGATCCATAATCATGATCACTGCTGACTGTCAGCATCAAGTGATTTTTTAATGACTCCTAAAGAGTAGAAGTTGCCTCTAAATTGAATGTATTAGCCTGATTGGTAATTTTGCACTTGTAATTGTATATACTCTGTGAAAcagattgaaataaaatgtttgtacacagttagtgtgtgtgcacatctgtATTGTGACTGTGTAAATTTAGCTGAGAATGTGCCTCTATAATGTAAACTGAAGGGGAACAGATTAAGCACTATAGGTTTAACCCTCTCAACAACACCACCCCTTGTGCCAGGCAAGGGAAGAGGAGCGCAGTGAGAATTTTGCCCGGCTAGTGATGATGGACGGACAGGACCTGCTGCCTAACCCGGAGCCTGTGGACTGTCGGATCTGCTACGTGGACCTGAAGCCTGGAGAGGGGGTGCTGCTGAGGGAGTGTCTCCACTGCTTCTGCAGGTAAGATATCAAGAGAGgtagaaaaagagagagggttTTGAGAATGAGGCAGATGTAAAGCTCATATTTTGTCTTTAGTCTGATTGAATATCTAAGATGTTTCTCATGATTgggactgtctgtgtgtgcgtgtgtgtgtgtctacccAGGGAGTGCTTATGCTCAGTCATCATGCTGAGCGAGGAGCCGGAGGTGGCCTGTCCCTACAGAGATGACACATATTCCTGCTCCTGCTCCCTGCAGGAGAGGGAGATCAGAGCTGTGagtcacaccaacacacacagcattaaCTCTCACACATAAGACACTGTGCCTTTAAAACTAGCGCCTAAATTATTACTGTGCATTAAATGGAGAAGCTCATTTCATCACTGTCAGTACCAGCCAAGAAGCTGGAGCTACTGCTCTGCTACTTGTTTTTTTATAGCCCAGACTTTGGCCTCTTTTCCTGTGGACAGCATTTAGTTGCTTCAGCAGTATGAGGCAACAGTTCGCCAGCCTTCGCAGCTGCTAAATGTGAACCAATAAACTGTGATCCAACCAGGACTGCTGATGACAGGCGACGGTTTGAATGTAGCCTCTGTTTGAGGAGCAATTTCTTTCCTTTGCTCCTTCACAGTTGGTGCCAGCAGAAGAGTATGAGCGC
This is a stretch of genomic DNA from Epinephelus fuscoguttatus linkage group LG21, E.fuscoguttatus.final_Chr_v1. It encodes these proteins:
- the shrprbck1r gene encoding ranBP-type and C3HC4-type zinc finger-containing protein 1, giving the protein MSLSSGGWTHSPGYTADQSAALPAHYGASQAQLGCHTVLMSVRVSVCHSGIRPLCLPGAGDESLRLQLSMDPGKSGEFRLSLQDSSGAGRSVTIAEFDLRTVNYEVKSPKCHELSLAAPPHDRISFNFRCEQEAHEWATVVMSSLREAHRVAPQDNGPQLPLDGLQHQSTLALQRTEDTCIELTRAIEAGDMQSASVFAATLARQHAALKIQPSAKEYEDTEINLTVAVEDSSSSCCVTVKVLPHMTTAALKQQMFLEYGFHPRVQRWVIGQCLCTDQRSLASYGVRQDGDTAFLYLLSARHARLTRQVFHQDQESALLLSSPSLSLTTSPLPATSANGPSSLERRPYTTLPPRLHTSGKTGGSERGNIVEIRDLINLEMPQLNEALSPSTVSTQGWSCPSCTYINKPTRPGCEICSTNRPESYVIPGGYRPDALELRRIQQEKEAMRQYQQAREEERSENFARLVMMDGQDLLPNPEPVDCRICYVDLKPGEGVLLRECLHCFCRECLCSVIMLSEEPEVACPYRDDTYSCSCSLQEREIRALVPAEEYERWLQRGLSVAESRCEGSYHCATPDCPGWCVYEDIVNVFHCPVCRKHNCLICKSIHEGMNCKQYQDDLAARAINDSAARRTTHLLKTLVQSGEAMHCPQCGIIVQKRDGCDWLRCTVCHTEICWVTRGPRWGPRGAGDTSGGCRCNVNNQKCHPKCQNCH